Genomic window (Zingiber officinale cultivar Zhangliang chromosome 2B, Zo_v1.1, whole genome shotgun sequence):
TCTGTTAAGTTGTAGAGCTGTAGCTCTACTCGTGATCCATATCACTGCTATGGTTCCGGTGGTTCAAGAAGTAAATGGAGAGCTTAGTCCACCAAAATGACTAATCACCTTAGAGGAAGACACCTCCATGCAATATAAGTATGCTAATAAACCTCTGCACAGGCACATATGAGACTTATTTTGATATGGCACCTCACAAACCATCATGCATTATGATAATGAACAAAATTTCTATTCTAAAATTTCCTTGTACAGTTTAAAGAATGACGAAAGCCAAGTGTCAAGGAAGCATATAACTACACAATGAAATATAAGAGATGCAAAACAACTGTTGATGATAACTTGATGCAGAGATCacattattttgagaatttaatACATCAGaagttattttatttaaaaactaaGATCATTTtcccataccttattatatctgcTTTTGAAACATTTTCCTTCTCCCCTTGTAATATTAACAGAAGTGTCTGCAGATTTTGCTGACGTGAATTCTAGTATGGATGGCCAACATTGACTTATTTTGTCTTTATATTTATAAGCAAGTGAACTAAGTTCGCCACCTGTGGAATGCCATCTGAATTATTTGTCAAAATTTGCTAGCTAGTAATCGAGGTGTCTATAAGAGGTGATTTGGGATGATATTTTAGCTCTATGAAATGGTTTATCTCCCCTAATTAAACAAAATGAAAACATTAGAGAATGTTAATACAAGCATTGTTTTCTTTTCAGGAAAGGTAGTTTATGGTGAATATCTTTGACATCATCATGGATATTAGTTTCAACTATTAAGGGATGGCTACATGTATCTTATGTCACTTTCAATTACATAAACCAGAATCCTCACACCTTTATAATCTATTTAACTTACTGACTATTGGATCCTTTGGTCATTTTTGGACATTCATATTATCTCAACTTGTCATTGCTTATTTTCTCAATCATGGAAGCTATaactaaattattattattattattattattattattattattattattattctcacCTTTTCTACATTATTTCTTTGTCTTCTGTTTTAATTGCCTATCACTCTGGTCTAGAAAATATCAAAGGTCTTACTACTATCTTATACAAATTTCTTTTAGCTAAAAGGCACATGACAATTTTGCAAGAATCTTGAAGTTCCTCTTTGTTTCAACCTTGCATATCCTATTAATGATACGTACTTTAATGTTTTGTTGAATAAAAGATCTTAAAACCCAAAACTCTTTTTTACATAATTTATGTCCATGCATCTCAATtacaccttttcttttctttttatcgAACGACATTGTAACCATTAAATTAAACTGTctacaaaataaattatttctatcatCAGACAAGGAGGACATCATATGAACTTTTTATTGATACGCTGTTTATAAGTCTACAACTGGACATGTGCCACCATTATGAGCTTTCGCAagcaaacttattttttttattgaggtAGGTAATATGACTGACATTCTGTGAAGGTTTCAAAGTGGTTGTTACCAAATGTATTGGAATTGTTGCATGTTACATCTCTATGCATATGCATAAGGATATGTCTGAGAATCTGTTTTCTgttaaaaatattgattttagcaaaaaaaaacatgatattttTAGCATTGCCCTTGTCATTTTTTGATTACAGATACACAACACCAATTTAATGGGCGAGAAAGTGATTGGGGTTTCACTTCGTTTATGTCTCTAAGTGAACTCTATGATCCAAGTAGAGGATATCTAGTCAATGATACATTTGTAATTGAAGCTGAAGTTACTGTACGTAAAGTTGTAGATTACTGGAGTTATGATTCAAAAAAGGAAACAGGCTATGTTGGTTTAAAAAACCAAGGAGCTACTTGTTACATGAACTCTCTCCTTCAGACTTTGTATCATATTCCATACTTCAGAAAGGTAGAAGTGATAGTTCATTTAGTTGCATGATCATTTTGTTCGGTGAATAATCCTATAAATCTCATTTCCAGGCTGTTTATCATATGCCAACGACAGAGAATGATATGCCATCAGGGAGCATTCCCTTGGCACTGCAGAGTCTGTTCTATAAGCTTCAGTACAGTGACAACAGCGTTGCCACGAAGGAATTGACAAAATCTTTTGGTTGGGATACATATGATTCTTTTATGCAACATGATGTGCAAGAACTTAATAGGGTTCTTTGTGAAAAGTTGGAAGACAAGATGAAGGTTTGAAAATTGTGCTTAAACATTCTACGTTAAGTGTTGATGTTGGTCTTTTCATTCACTAAATTGTTGTATTTGAAATACTGGCACAGGGAACTGTGGTTGAGGGCACAATCCAGCATTTATTTGAAGGACATCACATGAATTATATTGAATGCATTAATGTCGACTATAAATCCACTCGAAAAGAGTCATTCTATGGTATCAAACTGTTATGAGTTTGCATTTTTTTTGATATGTTTACAATTAATGCTTCTTGGTTGTACTCTGTGTAGATTTACAGCTGGATGTAAAGGGTTGTCGAGATGTTTATGCTTCATTTGATAAATATGTTGAAGTAGAGCGGCTTGAAGGGGATAATAAATATCAAGCTGAAAACCATGGGTTACAGGTATTTCTATTATATCTGTTTTGATACAGAGATTCTTTAATTAATAACTACATAATTTCTGATCCTCACTAAATTCATAATCATATTCTATGGTGGGTAAAAGTGCTTTGTATGTGACTATTAAATTTGTTTGTATTTTATTGTTCTTGCCATGATATGCAGTCATTCTTTTTGGTCATTAGTTTTCTATAAGACTTTGAATATGCTTTTTGGTCTTTTTGGTTCGTTGCCATGACATTGACAGAGGTAAGTCTCTTTCATTATTTGTTTtctataaaattttgaatttcgagattatataaataaaaaaatatatactgtGGTTTGTTACTGTGTTCTGAGTTCCCAAAAATCATTTTGTTATCTTGCTCGATAAAATCATTGACAGTGCTTAATTATTCGCCAGGACCCTTATCATTTCCTATGTAACTTTTTTTTAGTGACTcttaatattgaattttgttttatttagtgttgacATACAGAAAAGGGAATGTCTATGGCAAACATGATATCCGTGCTGCATAATTCTTACTTGACTTGTATTTATTAATGCAACATATTTAATTATGGTTCAGTgattctcttcatttttttccttctGATGTTTCTATGATGCTCATTTTTTTTTAGCTATGACtgccttttttaaaaaataaaaatgagcaATTTAAGGATTTTCCATAAAGCATTTAGCAAAACAGGGGAAATAAGTAATTTCCCCATCTAGAAGTTGGAGCCACTGATACTTGTACATTATTTTCCTGCAATTTAAAAAATTTGTCTTTGTGGTGCTATGATGCTCGAGGATTTCCTTTTACGTCTAAAATTGTGTTTCGCTCAGGATGCTAAGAAAGGTGTTCTATTCATTGACTTCCCCCCAGTTTTGCAACTCCAGCTTAAACgttttgaatatgatttcatGCGAGATACAATGGTGAAGGTCAGTGAGGCTTTGGCACTTTTttatgcattaattgtgttcatTGAATATTTTGTTCCTAGAACAGCTTTGGGTTTTAAGCTTGTGTAGTTCTCCTTGAGATCCTGAAATTTTGTCAATGAAATATGGTcgaattttttctctttttaataCAAAATCCTACCTtttcattttaaattatattttgttgtCATGAACATAATTTGAAATCTTGTACCATATCACTGGTATGATCAAAACATATGACTGATAAATTATTGAAACCCTATAGGCTATATCAAGGAATCTCTCCTATGACCCACTTGTGTCTCAGTATTATGCTGTGCTGAGATTCGACATGCTGTAATTTGCATTAAGATGAATTCTAGtaatatttattatttgtttATCTGCATTTTAGAATATTAATTTACTTGGTTATCTAGTTTCAACAAgaatatctttataaataaataagttaCGTGAAAGAAgattataataataaaatttatatgaatTCATTCCGAAGCATATTGAAgggaaataaatatatttttaaattcaattgcCAATTGGTTTGATATGaacttattaaaaatataaaatctaaATGAAAAGGGACTATATGAGTAAtattcatataaatttattttgtcATGGTCTAACAGGTGGAAATGCCTCAAATATGAGCACAATATAATTGCTAGAAAATTTAATTCAATTGATTGTTCAATTGTTGTggtattaaagaaataaatatatctaAATGCATCTCTAGTTCTCGACATACTAAAGCATGTTGAGTGCTAACATAATACAATGCCAAAGTTATATTATTCCAGTCGGGGATGAAACTGTTGCACAGAATGATCCTTTAAACTTTAACCTCAGATAAGTAActgactcttcttcttctttatctcCTTCCACCTTTAATTCACCATTGATACCATGTGCCAACACTTTATCATGGTACCAAAATTGTATTATCCTATTTAAATGCCTAAAGTTTTGCAAAGCTCAAGATTTCAAAGCTTGGTTATGAATTACCGTTTGCTTGTATTTTATCATTTTAACACATAAAATAATGGTCGAAATATTGTTCATGTGAGAGTTTGTCTATAATTAAAATAGTGTAGATTAGGCGTTGTGCTATGGTGACATTCGGCATACTTCAGAATGTGCAAAAATTAATTCATATGAGATCTAATTCTATGATCCTTCTATATAGCTGCTAAATGGTATCTTCAAATATAAGCCTATAACAATTAGAAGTCAATTATATTTAGATCATTGAGCAAcaagttaataataataataagtacctCAACTTCACATTATAccttaaaaatatcaaaatcaatGTGCGTGAAATGAGAGCATTGGTTCTTGTAGTTTCTGGAATTTTCCAAGACCTTAAATAATACTCTTATGAAGTCTAGTATTGAAATCAGTTCTTTACATGTCATGATGtccataaatatatttaatcatcTAGAGTTGAACTTAGGCTTGGACTTGGATTGATAACCACGATAGGTAAACGATATGGTTACATTTTGGCTATTTAAACTTGGCATCAATTCTACTATTTGCTTTTTTGCTGCAATGATATTTACTTGTGCCAACACATTATCGGTACAGTCGAAGACCCAAATGGTACATTTTGGCTTTGTAATGGATATGATTGATACTTGATATTAGAAAATAATGTCAAATATTGGAGATCTTTTTACAGCATAATTGTGTGACATAGTGTAATAAAATTACCTATTTGATTTTGCACAATTTTTGGCAAAATAGAAGTGAAGTTACGATTCCAAAATGAATTTTAGTTAATATATTCTAAACTTTATCTTGATTTTTAATGTCATAACCAAACAGATCCACCTATGAGTCTCGTTGCACTTTTACTGGTTCTTTCCAGCCACCAGGCTGCTGTTTACATTCTCTTGGGCTTCTTATGTCTCTTTGACCATTGACTCGAAGATTTATTCTATGAAGTTAAATTTTTTACTCTGGTGGTGAAACTTTGTAACTTTAATTGAGAATATCATGTGCAAAATTCCATATGTTGGTTCAACTTTCAACTTAAAATTTCATATAAATGATTATTTACCAAATTGCATTCTATTGATACCACTGTATAGTTATGATATGTTTTTCTATTTCTAATCTATAAGCAATTCTTCTCTGGTTTGCAGATAAATGATCGTTATGAGTTTCCACTTCAGTTGGACCTTGATAAAGATAATGGTAAATATCTTTCTCCTGATGCAGACAGGAGGGTTCGAAATCTCTATACTCTTCACAGGTAATCTCCCTTTTAAATCAAGGACATTAGATATTATAGAAACTGAGTGGTGGATCCAGGCCCCCAACTGTATTACTAGAATCACTTATCACAACTGCATTTAAACAATTTGGATAGACAGAAAATGCTACAATTTCTCCCAAGTgctaaaaattaaattctttgaattttcaacTATTTTCTGTACTATCAAATTCAGCTTTCACCTTCTAAATAAACAATCTCTATCAATAAATTATCATTCTGCTCCACAGTGTTCAAATATTCATTGTCCAGAAAAGCAAGTGGAATGTACAACAACTCTTAAAGTTTTAGCTTCATAATGGGAatgctttttttttcttctacaaTTTTTTTGGGTGAAATTCCACCTTTCTTGCAAGAGTGTCAATCTCATTTATAGAAGCAATCTACTATCAAGATGGGTTATAGTTAACAATGCTAATACATCTTAACTGGTTCTTGATGATAACAAAGCATATTGTGTGGTTTTCTACAACCTTATGAAATAAAGTATAGTTCAAAGATTCAAGCCGAGAGGTTCAAATAGTTTAAAGATGCTAAGCGGTAGTGACATTTATATTGCTTTTTTCTCTGGCGTGCAGTGTTCTTGTTCACAGTGGCGGAGTGCACGGTGGACATTATTATGCTTTCATCCGGCCAACTCTATCACATCTGTGGTATTCAACCTTTTGCTTGTATCTTCTATCAATTATCACTTCTGTTAGGTTCTTCAAAATATATGATGAAATTTGACTAAGAGAAATATGGTGAAAGATTGCTTGATACTTTGAGTGTGTTGCTTAATTTTCTTTTCTGAGATAATATTTCTGAATCATACAGTCCTCGCTATTTGGAAATATCTTGtgggaagattttttttttatgcaaTATCATGAATGACAGATTGTTTCACGAAGCTGTGAACTTTATGTTTTTGTAGATTTAGCTAAATACTTTAAATTCTATTCTCAATGTTGGTTTCTACTTTTTCTGTTGTCAACAAGTAAAGCTTTGTACCATGATCAACATTCTACTGTTAATTGATGTTTTTTACAACTGTTGTATTAATACTGTATTAGTGTGATAACATCCAACCAATTCTATAAGCCATTGATATAATGTTATAGGCACACAAATTCAGTCAATTTGGGTTGAAGGATGAAGAGTAGAATGATACTAAAGCAAACTTCATTTAGCACAATTAAAAGTTATTTATAAGAGTTTACACAACCTGAATCAATTAGAGTTGAAGGCGTGAGGATTAAAGGGTGGCTAAACAAAATTCCATTTAAATCAATTAGCAGGAATATAGAAAAACTTAATGctgttattatattattttatatggTCTAATGGTAGGGCAAAATCAAAGTAGCTGACTCCATATGGTTGGGACTCAGCTTCTTTGCTGATGTATCAAATCTATATAATGAGCTCATATATGTTTTAATGGCAGAAAAGCAACTATGTTTTCTTAATAATTGACTGGTTTTAGTTTCCAGAATAAATTGGATTTGACCTTGCTTGAACCTGCAAGGCTGCAACACTCACTAATTGATCATTGAATTCATGGGTTCTTGCCAACCATTTTAAGAGTGAACTACATTCTAAATAGTAGgtttttatgaaatatgtgtagTTAAGAAATCTTTTGTCACAGGTTTAAGTTTGATGATGAGAAAGTAACAAAGGAAGATGCTAAAAAGGCACTCGAGGAGCAGTATGGTGGTGAAGAGGAGGTTCAAACATTGACCACTGTCTTGTTTGAGTCTAATGCCTTTCTATACTTGTATATAACTATGTTTTTCTTTTACCATTTGGGTCTTGCAGTTACCTCAGACAAATCCAGGCTTGAACAATACAACTTTTAAATTTACAAAGTATTCCAATGCTTATATGCTTGTGTACATTCGTGAAAGTGACAAGGAGAAAATTATGTGTGATGTTGATGAGAAAGACATTGCAGAACACCTCAGAGTATGTTGGTGAGATCATTAGCTCTATGTTGGTTGAGTATTTTTTCAGATAATTCACAATTTATATCTACAGATTAGGTtgaagaaggaacaagaagagaaggagcaCAAGAAGAAAGAGAAAGCTGAGGCTCATCTGTATACTATCATAAAGGTTTGCTGTTGGGTTTCATGGTACTGAGATGACTTTTTTATTTTGCTTTCGTTTCAATTGAATCTTTTTTACCTTTGCGTCAGGTAGCTCGGAATGAGGATTTGATGGAACAGATCGGAAAGGAaatattttttgatcttgtagacCATGACAAAGTTCGAGCCTTTCGCATCCAAAAGCAGTTGCCATTCAATCATTTTAAGGTGAAATCATAAAAATGATTAAGCTATTTGAACAAATGAAAGTGATTAATAGAATTGCAAAAGACGTCCATGTATGAATAAATATATACTTCATTAACAAGATTTATTTTATTAGTTTACTTTTAATGTGGTTTAGTACAAGTTGTTAAAAGCAAGCACTTCGCTCGCTTAAGCGCGGAGCACAGCGAGGCACAAGCCTTGCGTTTCAGAGACCTCGGAAGCATATGAGGTCTCTAAAGCGTCACGCAAAAACACAAGTGTTCTCTTTTGCGCGAAGTACAGAAACTTTTTTTTTACCCTTTCCGTGACGCTCTCGGCGTCCCAAGGCATCGCGATGCCGTGGTTAGTGTAGCACCGTGAAAAACTTTGGGAGcggatttaattaattcaatcaactcccaacttaaataGGATAATTCAAATAGACTTTtataaattctaattaaattatcccaataatatatatatatatatatatatatatatatatatataattttaaaaattctaataaattttattaattcatataaatcagatttatattctaaaaattctatcatattttcaaagacttttgatttatttttagtcTTTTTAATAATCTACAACTTCATCAAAGAATATTTTGTTTATGgtcatttgaatttttaaaaacattttcaaagacTTTTAATAAATATAAGAGTCCTTTTGTTTATTACGTTTTTTTTCTGTAAAGCGTGCGCTTCGCTTTGCACTTAAAGCCCAAAGACCCTTGACAACTCTTTTCTGTTAGTTCCATGTTATGAATAATCAAGGAAAAGCATTTATATGAAATTATAGTTTTGTTTTTAAGAACTTATTAGTTGGGAGAATGCAAAATGCAAAACATTATACTTTTTTGATTATATACGAAGGGAAATGGAGATGCCAATttgatttttatcaaaattatttagaGCATTGGCTTTATAAATGTACACTTCATAGAGGGAACTCAAATTTTGCATCTTCTGGACCCTTTTATTTCGATATATAGTGTGTGTGATTGCATCACTTGAGCATGTTACAGTGTCTTAAAACCTAGAATCATTCTGGCGCTCCAGTATATTTGAGCCTCAAGTTCTGCAGAATTTTGGACAATCTCCTTATTCCTTAAATATTTTCATTAGTGACTACAACTTGTTTTTTCATTGCCCTCTTGCACTTTTCCGAATGCCAATACTCTACATATTCATCTAATTGACAGGAGGAGGTGTTCAAAGAATTTGGTATTCCAGTTCAGTTTCAGCGGTTCTGGTTGTGGGCCAAGCGACAAAACCATACATATCGGCCCAATCGACCTTTGACACCCCAGGAGGAAACACAGTCTGTGAGTATAGTCACTTctctttctactcctgtattctaaatggtgtaaaagcatTGCTTGTGATTTCTGAGAATGGACCATTATTACTGCAATTTTTTATGCATATTTGAGGCTTATTGAGATATTGTTCATATTGAAGCTGTAAATGGTTTAAAAGCATTGCTTGTGATTTCTGAGAATGAACCGTTATTGCTGCAATTTTTTATGCATACTTTAGGCTTATCAAGATATTGTTCATATGAAGCTGTGTTTTGCAGTTCCTCAACCATGAGAATATGTCAAAGAATGTATCCATTTGTTGGTACTTTGTTCCGATTTTCTCTATCTAAAGCAAGCAATAAGGGGACTTGGATTGGAGGTCATTCTTGAGCTTGCTGATTCATGTTTCGTTGTTCCCTAAATTTAAACTTTGCTCCTGATACATTTTGAAAGTAATAGAGTTAGAATTGTTATCTGAGTCAGTCATGTTGTCCAAGTATTTCCAGGAGTTCAGTACTCATCCAGATATAGAAGTGTGGGCTGAGGATGTGTAACAGTTTTTTGGGAGTGATTATtgccataatttttttttaaaatcagtgGTGTAATGTTTTCCTTTTGTAAAACTCATAAAGATTGCATGACCAAGAGATCTAAATATAATACTTTAATTAGACAGAGAAGATATAGAATTTATGCAATACAACTTATTTTCTTGGTTCTTTTCTACATTTGAcctttttttgaaaattaatttaggcACTAAGAGTTAGCACCATGATTTGATTTAACCAAATCATCTTATTTTCTAGTAGTTGATTTGTCTTATTCAGACCTGAGGCATGGGTCCAACATCATTAATTGTTTTTAGCGTGCTTATGGTCATTTAATCTTTTCCTAAAGTATTGTAATGCTTGATTTTATGTAGAATTTGTTACAAATATTATAGGACAGAGATCAAGATACAGGCTTTAAGTAAGATTGATAGATATATAAAACCCACAAAGTGCAACTCATTTGTTTGCTCATTTTGCTGATTAGTTCTTAAATGGTGTCTGTATTATTTATATGGGTCCATAACTAACATCTAGTTATGGTAGTCCTGGGGTTGAGATAGTTTCTTTGTTCCATCCTTGGAAGCTTTGCGAACTAAAGTTTCCACTTTTCTTTGGCTCATATGGGTGGTCTACTTTTTATTTCTAGAGCACATTTCATAGAAAATCTTTCACAGTGATCAAACTTCAACCTGCAGTTTTCTTTTATACATTTTTCAACTCCGCTTTGTATGTATCCTTTGTGATAGATTTTGTGAATCCTCATGGATTGTTCCATCTTTGAGAAAATATTTATTCATGTCATCATGATTTGATAAAACATTTCCTCTGTTTCTTGTAGAATACAAACTAATATTCAATAATACTACTTTCTATTTATTTCATGTATCATGAATTTTGCTGCCATTGCAATATAATTCATTTACTCCTATTTGCCCCATGAAAATAGTTCTCTTATGTTAACACGTATAGGTTGGACAGCTTAGGGAGGTTTCAAATAAGACTCATAATGCTGAATTGAAGCTGTTCTTGGAAGTAGAAATTGGACCGGTAAGTAGCTTTCGCACCTTTGAACAACCTGCATGTAATTGGGTGTTCTCTTTTAATATCTTTAGTCACAGTTTAAGTAAAGGTGAAGAGTTTCACATCAAAAGTTTCAAGTGGCTAGCATATTCTCTGATGCAATTATTTTTCAATTGACAATTGTTGCAACCTAGGACCTTCACTTTCTTCCTCCACCGCTGAAAACCAAGGAGGAGATATTACTTTTCTTCAAGCTATATGATCCTGAAAAAGAAGATCTGAAGTATGTATTATAACTTACCTGTtaattttgctatttttttttaagagaaATGATATGGGCAGCGAATTCGCATAGCGAATTTCCTCCGCGACTGATGTGACAGTGTGCGTGGTCAAGTCCACGTCAGCGAAAAAAAATGCGAAGTAGATCTCACTCGCTGGCTTCCACTTTAACTTTTTCCTCCCCTGCCGtatctctccttctccttctccttcttcttcttcttcgcgttCTTCATTCCTCGTTCTCCATTCCTCTCCCATCTCTCCTCCCGACGCATTGCGTTGACAAGAACCCTGCAGCATCACTTGCTAGAACTGTCGTTGTGTTGACAAGAACCTTGCATCATCACTTGCCAAAAGAATGTGGGCGCTTGGGGCTGGAAAAAAAATGGGGCATGATTCAAGCAAAAATAATAAACTTTAGGATTGGGGCTTAAAAAAAATGGAGCACAAATTGCTCTCACATGGTAGGGGTGAGAAATTAGGGCAAAGAAATTCCAGGCTTCGATTCCTTggaagggagagggaagaagaagaaggaggcgtgGCTAAGTTAGGGCTGGGTTGGCCCTAAATGGAGGGCTTCGATTCCTTCATTGGGTTAGCTCACTAATGGGTGGAGCGCTCGCTAACTGGAGGAGCGTCAAGAGAGGGATGAAGAACgtgaagaaggaggaggagcgaTAGGCAGGGTAGGAGAAGAGTCAGCGACTGGAGGAGAGATGGGAGAGGAATGAAGAACGCCAAGAAAGAGGAGAAATACAGCAGGGGAGGAACAAGAGAATTTTTTTTGCTGATGTGGACTTGACCACGTACGCTGCCACATCAGTCGCGGAAGGAATTCGCTATGCAAATTCGCTGCCTATATCATTTctctttttttaatttcatttgtgAGAGTAGCAGCCAGTGTAGGATTTGTAGTGGTTCACCATTTGCATATCAGCTAAGCCTTTCTATTGCAGTGGCTAATTTCAGAATGAAGCGCCCCACGTGCGTTGGGCGCCCAGCACAACACTTACCTATAGATATATATTTACTTGTTTTTGGTAGAACTTGTCCTTATTGTTTTCGTGTGTTTTCTTTTGGGATTGTAGATTTGTAGGAAGACTATTCGTGAAGTCTCTGGGAAAGCCGACTgaagttttctcaaaattgatTGAAATGGCTGAATTTCCTCCAAATGAAGAAATTGATCTTTATGAGGTTTGTTTTCCATTCAATGCTGTTCAGTTAGTTTCTGTCAACTCTTTATCTCATCATCTGCATTTTGATATAAATTTTTGGTCTAAAGAGAATGAATACATAGCAAATGCATAAACCAGCATACTTGGGACAAATATTAAGCTAAAATTTGTGAAACCTTGCAAgtcctatttttatttttaattgtgaTAGCATTATTTTTACATCATGCATATATTATCAGATTAaccttatttttaattttcattagcaaaATTGCTGAGTTGAAGCAATGACTATGCTGAAACAAAAGAAATGATGGATAGCAAAACCTTGCCCAATTCATTTGCTGAAAAAAGGATTTTTAGAATTTCTTGTCACGCCTTGTATTTTAGTTTTCCTTCATGTTAAAATTCTTCAGAGTAAGAAGTATAAGTTGGCTAATCATATTGTTGGGACGAAGAAAAacttattttattagttgtttgtTGAATTTTAACACGAAAAATACAGTTCCCACAAAGTCCAGTTATTGTTTTTACGTAATTCAAGACCATAACCCAGACTTCTTGTATTCCAGTTTAAAATTAACCCAGGAGTAGCTCTTTGCACCTGTTTGGgaacctttttttttaatttaagttttgctTTTTGGAAAATGTGTTTTGTCTCAAAATTATCCTGAAACTGACAAttgtcagattttttttttccaattcgaTGTACTTTTTGCAACATTTGAAAAGTGATCTTTGTGTTTTAGGAGCATACAGTAATGACACTAATCATCAATTGAAATGTTTACGGCAAACTTAAAGTTTTAGTTTTTTCATAATAactctttcttttctcttttacCTGGTTTTTTGTTATCGGGCACTAGAACTAATTGTAGGTTAATTTCAAGAATTAGCCTCAGAATTTGTGCATATTAATAAGACGAAATGTTAATTAAATCCTTTTAgttattaatttttcatttttatgttCCTTTTGAAAATCTTTCTACCAAATAGGAGCAATCAAAGAATTAGTAATCATGTAACTGCCATACCAAATGCATTTcccctttttccattagattagcTGTTGAAATACCATTTTACTTTCCAGATATTCAACTCTAAAAAAGTGTTTTCTTTTAATG
Coding sequences:
- the LOC122045142 gene encoding ubiquitin C-terminal hydrolase 12-like isoform X3, which translates into the protein MTMMTPPPLEQQEDEEMLVPHQELTEGPQPMEVLSAETVSASENQQVEDPPTLKYRWTIENFSRLNTKKLYSDIFHVVGYKWRVLIFPKGNNVDHLSLYLDVADSATLPYGWSRYAQFSLAVVNQIHGKYTIRKDTQHQFNGRESDWGFTSFMSLSELYDPSRGYLVNDTFVIEAEVTVRKVVDYWSYDSKKETGYVGLKNQGATCYMNSLLQTLYHIPYFRKAVYHMPTTENDMPSGSIPLALQSLFYKLQYSDNSVATKELTKSFGWDTYDSFMQHDVQELNRVLCEKLEDKMKGTVVEGTIQHLFEGHHMNYIECINVDYKSTRKESFYDLQLDVKGCRDVYASFDKYVEVERLEGDNKYQAENHGLQDAKKGVLFIDFPPVLQLQLKRFEYDFMRDTMVKINDRYEFPLQLDLDKDNGKYLSPDADRRVRNLYTLHSVLVHSGGVHGGHYYAFIRPTLSHLWFKFDDEKVTKEDAKKALEEQYGGEEELPQTNPGLNNTTFKFTKYSNAYMLVYIRESDKEKIMCDVDEKDIAEHLRIRLKKEQEEKEHKKKEKAEAHLYTIIKVARNEDLMEQIGKEIFFDLVDHDKVRAFRIQKQLPFNHFKEEVFKEFGIPVQFQRFWLWAKRQNHTYRPNRPLTPQEETQSVGQLREVSNKTHNAELKLFLEVEIGPDLHFLPPPLKTKEEILLFFKLYDPEKEDLKFVGRLFVKSLGKPTEVFSKLIEMAEFPPNEEIDLYEEIKFEPTVMCEHIDKRISFKSSQLEDGDIICYQKSLTSTNRNQFRYPDVPSFLEYVRNRQVVFFRALEKPKEEDFSLELSKLFTYDDVVERVARQLGVDDPSKIRLSSHNCYSQQPKPQPIKYRGVDHLVDMLVHYNQTSDILYYEILDIPLPELQGLKTLKVAFHHAIKEEVVIHIIRLPKNSTVADVINDLKTKVELSRPDAEVRLLEVFYHKIYKIFPPGEKIENINDQYWTLRAEEIPEEEKSLGLHDRLIHVYHFTRDSNQNQMQVQNFGEPFFLVIKEGETLTDIKIRIQKKLQVPDDEFSKWKFAFISLGRPEYLQDSDIVSNRFQRRDIYGAWEQYLGLEHSDTAPKKAYTTNQNRHTFEKPVKIYN
- the LOC122045142 gene encoding ubiquitin C-terminal hydrolase 12-like isoform X4, which translates into the protein MTMMTPPPLEQEDEEMLVPHQELTEGPQPMEVLSAETVSASENQQVEDPPTLKYRWTIENFSRLNTKKLYSDIFHVVGYKWRVLIFPKGNNVDHLSLYLDVADSATLPYGWSRYAQFSLAVVNQIHGKYTIRKDTQHQFNGRESDWGFTSFMSLSELYDPSRGYLVNDTFVIEAEVTVRKVVDYWSYDSKKETGYVGLKNQGATCYMNSLLQTLYHIPYFRKAVYHMPTTENDMPSGSIPLALQSLFYKLQYSDNSVATKELTKSFGWDTYDSFMQHDVQELNRVLCEKLEDKMKGTVVEGTIQHLFEGHHMNYIECINVDYKSTRKESFYDLQLDVKGCRDVYASFDKYVEVERLEGDNKYQAENHGLQDAKKGVLFIDFPPVLQLQLKRFEYDFMRDTMVKINDRYEFPLQLDLDKDNGKYLSPDADRRVRNLYTLHSVLVHSGGVHGGHYYAFIRPTLSHLWFKFDDEKVTKEDAKKALEEQYGGEEELPQTNPGLNNTTFKFTKYSNAYMLVYIRESDKEKIMCDVDEKDIAEHLRIRLKKEQEEKEHKKKEKAEAHLYTIIKVARNEDLMEQIGKEIFFDLVDHDKVRAFRIQKQLPFNHFKEEVFKEFGIPVQFQRFWLWAKRQNHTYRPNRPLTPQEETQSVGQLREVSNKTHNAELKLFLEVEIGPDLHFLPPPLKTKEEILLFFKLYDPEKEDLKFVGRLFVKSLGKPTEVFSKLIEMAEFPPNEEIDLYEEIKFEPTVMCEHIDKRISFKSSQLEDGDIICYQKSLTSTNRNQFRYPDVPSFLEYVRNRQVVFFRALEKPKEEDFSLELSKLFTYDDVVERVARQLGVDDPSKIRLSSHNCYSQQPKPQPIKYRGVDHLVDMLVHYNQTSDILYYEILDIPLPELQGLKTLKVAFHHAIKEEVVIHIIRLPKNSTVADVINDLKTKVELSRPDAEVRLLEVFYHKIYKIFPPGEKIENINDQYWTLRAEEIPEEEKSLGLHDRLIHVYHFTRDSNQNQMQVQNFGEPFFLVIKEGETLTDIKIRIQKKLQVPDDEFSKWKFAFISLGRPEYLQDSDIVSNRFQRRDIYGAWEQYLGLEHSDTAPKKAYTTNQNRHTFEKPVKIYN